From one Brachypodium distachyon strain Bd21 chromosome 4, Brachypodium_distachyon_v3.0, whole genome shotgun sequence genomic stretch:
- the LOC104584449 gene encoding uncharacterized protein LOC104584449 isoform X8, which translates to MPSPRLSPLMLSVGGSECLALVGREIKGIADGAKRQGMGEMEAWTSASQGAMRSLPMKLQWLLSRHYGLQGAGRNEINILKDDLQQLLNNYCIEPSEVVAPASMADCWADEVRELSYDIDDFIDDLVHGAGSIKKLKPRESVTVANEILGFRARVAQVIRWHDCYLANCEMQPSSSSRSTLGNWPPPPPRRQQHRLVGMHKSSIREIHRLLANNGKPERKVVSIVGVSGVGKTTLARELYRQLRQQYQCKAFVQASRKPDVRRLLTSILSQVRQDQLHSNWKLQKIVDELNAYLKDKTYFIIIDDLLSPSMWNLVNRALPKDGCCSRILATTEVDVVAQICCAGNSKYIYKKELLSEDESRQLFSSTLLGRQSEIPEHLNNVLYEIINRCGGLPLAVIATASILACQPVSIEQCNYLRNSLDLGLITDPNLEGVKQVLNLGYNSLPHCLKGCMLYLSLYEEDCIIWKDDLMKQWIAEGFICAGEGDTSREETAGSYFDELVNRGMIQPEDINCNDEVLSCTVHRMVHQFIRDKSIEKNFSIAIDDSQTSIRHAEKVRRLGLNFSNAEDATLTATLRLSRVRSLAFSGLLKCMPSIVKFRFLQVLILKLLFEPVDMSDNLTEPDGVSFNLTGILALFRLKYLSIGVSQSHVTVELPTQMQQLKELVALEIQAKLTAALPSDTFDLPAGLLYLRLPSETPLPDSIRWMRSLRTLGYLDLSMNSRCNLMNICNLTNLQELHLTCSTVQSGNLEDKMRLLGSALVELRNLKCLTLAPAAGSSRVDSPNAAVASSIRISFDVFTFLSPPALIERLDLSRRCCIFSSLPDWTNKLAKLCILKIAVGKLLTHDIDVLGGFLSLTALSLYIEAAPAEMIFFGKAGFSVLRYFKFRCRGRVPFVKFEAGAMPKLQKLKLGFNAPAVDQHSAAPINIEHLSSLVEISAKIRGAGTDAESALTTAVNNHLSNPSIDVDLVDCVIYGEEGIIMGKKGEEHMAPDQQDAIVEVENQDECNTQVENKGGDKNTRLGLDMLLDRKIRMADTLTTVLELGSKIKEVVDKVRHNKHDCRRTGSLVERLCAILAPLEEEVIRGAEMSAALDALEEHLGRALELISSCKERRTVARQPFRLRKISRQLQEVNRDIIDQMVVITLASENNVVVPIRHFQDGARMSPPEAVKEKLGSFSSHSDPELMTEERVVDDIESVGVSETTEPKQAANSFASFSRYGSGGTKVLPKRRHQFRWPSWWAQKETTSLVDRLIGHEGIAGFTIFSFSQLAASTNDFSHGNKIGRGGYGSVYKAWGSPTWFYEARPGPTNAQGQLPSGLDVAIKINDKYTSHRPDFENEVRITSKLQHANIIKLLGCCMEGDKKILVYEYMPNGSLDCLIEEGKGLQINWPIWFGIVKGVAQGVVYLHQHSRLRVIHGDLKPSNVFLDCHMTPRIADFGISEVLSSGLDEKETSHVSGTLGYLDPEYISSGIISTMSDLYAFGVTLLRIISLRQPYTNFLERRQSLVVHAWKLWSTGRTMELIQPLLHDEPAISDILRCVQIALLCVQEHREDRPTMSEVLHMLNCGSVSLPVPNPPMQQVNEESAPNSPEQQVQCLTM; encoded by the exons ATGCCGTCGCCGCGGCTTTCTCCATTGATGCTGTCCGTGGGCGGCAGCGAGTGCCTGGCTTTGGTGGGTCGGGAAATCAAGGGGATTGCCGATGGAGCCAAGAGACAAG GGATGGGGGAAATGGAGGCTTGGACCAGTGCTTCCCAGGGGGCCATGCGCTCTCTTCCCATGAAGCTCCAGTGGTTGCTGTCACGCCACTATGGTCTGCAAGGGGCAGGGCGAAACGAGATCAACATCCTGAAAGACGATCTACAGCAACTGCTAAACAATTATTGCATAGAGCCATCCGAGGTAGTTGCCCCTGCCTCAATGGCCGACTGCTGGGCTGACGAGGTGCGCGAACTGTCATACGATATCGACGACTTCATCGACGATCTCGTCCATGGCGCCGGCAGCATCAAGAAGCTGAAACCGCGGGAGAGTGTCACCGTTGCCAATGAGATCTTGGGATTCAGGGCTCGTGTGGCGCAAGTGATTCGATGGCACGATTGCTATCTTGCAAACTGTGAGATGCAGCCTAGCAGCAGTAGCAGAAGTACTTTGGGTAACtggccgcccccgcctccacGCCGACAACAACATCGCCTTGTTGGTATGCACAAGAGCTCCATTAGAGAGATCCACAGGTTGCTAGCTAATAATGGAAAGCCAGAACGGAAGGTGGTGTCCATTGTTGGGGTTTCCGGGGTCGGTAAAACCACCCTTGCCAGAGAGCTGTACCGTCAGCTCCGACAGCAATACCAGTGCAAGGCTTTTGTGCAGGCTTCTCGAAAGCCTGACGTGAGGAGGCTCCTCACCAGCATACTGTCGCAAGTTCGACAGGATCAGCTACACAGCAATTGGAAGCTGCAAAAAATTGTAGATGAGCTGAATGCGTACCTAAAAGATAAGAC GTATTTCATCATAATTGATGATTTGTTGTCACCATCAATGTGGAATCTTGTTAACCGTGCTTTGCCAAAGGATGGTTGCTGCAGTAGAATACTGGCTACGACCGAAGTTGACGTTGTAGCTCAAATATGCTGTGCTGGTAACTCCAAGTACATATACAAGAAGGAACTTCTCAGTGAAGATGAGTCGAGACAATTATTTTCCAGCACACTACTTGGCCGTCAATCCGAAATTCCTGAACACCTCAATAATGTTTTATATGAAATCATAAATAGGTGTGGTGGTCTGCCGCTAGCTGTTATTGCCACGGCCAGTATTTTAGCATGCCAGCCAGTCAGCATAGAACAATGCAATTACTTAAGGAATTCGCTGGATTTGGGTCTGATCACAGATCCTAATTTGGAAGGGGTGAAACAAGTCCTGAACCTCGGTTACAACAGCCTTCCTCACTGTTTGAAAGGATGCATGCTATATCTGAGTCTTTATGAGGAGGACTGTATAATCTGGAAGGATGATTTAATGAAGCAGTGGATAGCTGAAGGTTTTATCTGTGCAGGGGAAGGGGATACCAGCAGGGAGGAGACTGCAGGGAGCTATTTTGACGAGCTTGTTAACAGGGGAATGATCCAACCTGAAGATATCAACTGCAATGATGAAGTGTTGTCCTGTACAGTGCACCGCATGGTACATCAGTTTATTAGAGACAAGTCCATAGAAAAGAATTTCAGCATTGCCATAGATGATTCCCAGACCTCTATAAGACATGCTGAAAAGGTCCGTAGGTTGGGTCTCAACTTCAGCAATGCGGAAGATGCAACACTGACGGCGACTCTGAGACTGTCGCGAGTCCGATCACTTGCCTTTTCTGGATTGCTCAAGTGCATGCCTTCTATTGTGAAGTTTCGGTTTCTTCAGGTTCTGATCCTTAAATTACTATTTGAACCTGTTGACATGAGTGACAACCTCACTGAACCTGATGGTGTGAGTTTCAACCTCACTGgaattttggcactgtttcgACTGAAATATTTGAGTATTGGTGTGTCTCAATCTCATGTGACTGTGGAGCTTCCAACCCAGATGCAACAGCTAAAAGAATTGGTGGCCTTGGAAATTCAAGCAAAACTAACTGCAGCACTTCCATCAGATACTTTCGATCTGCCAGCCGGTTTGTTGTACCTCCGTCTTCCTAGCGAAACTCCTCTGCCTGACAGCATTCGCTGGATGAGATCTCTTCGCACTCTGGGGTATCTCGATCTGAGCATGAACTCAAGATGCAATCTGATGAACATTTGCAACCTGACCAATCTTCAGGAGCTTCATCTCACCTGTTCTACGGTGCAATCTGGCAATCTGGAGGACAAAATGCGACTCCTTGGCTCAGCCCTGGTGGAGCTAAGAAACCTGAAATGTTTAACTCTGGCACCTGCTGCAGGATCCTCTCGTGTTGATAGTCCTAATGCCGCTGTTGCTTCAAGCATTAGAATTTCTTTTGATGTTTTCACCTTTCTATCCCCTCCCGCACTTATTGAGAGACTCGACTTATCTCGGCGCTGTTGCATCTTCTCGAGCTTACCTGACTGGACCAATAAACTTGCTAAGCTCTGTATTTTGAAGATTGCAGTTGGGAAGCTGCTGACACATGACATTGATGTTCTTGGAGGATTTCTTTCACTCACTGCTCTCTCGCTGTATATCGAGGCAGCGCCTGCAGAAATGATCTTCTTCGGAAAGGCAGGTTTCTCAGTTCTTAGATACTTCAAGTTCAGGTGCAGAGGCAGAGTACCTTTCGTGAAATTTGAGGCAGGTGCAATGCCCAAGCTTCAGAAGCTCAAGCTAGGTTTCAATGCCCCTGCTGTGGACCAACATAGTGCAGCACCTATCAACATCGAGCATTTGTCAAGCCTAGTAGAGATCTCCGCAAAAATTAGGGGAGCAGGTACTGATGCAGAGTCTGCCTTGACAACTGCAGTTAACAATCATCTAAGCAATCCTAGTATCGACGTAGATTTGGTGGATTGCGTCATTTATGGCGAGGAAGGTATAATTATGGGCAAAAAAGGGGAAGAACACATGGCTCCAGACCAACAAGATGCCATCGTGGAGGTAGAAAACCAAGATGAATGCAACACTCAAGTCGAGAACAAAGGGGGAGATAAGAACACCAG ATTGGGATTGGATATGCTCCTCGATCGTAAAATCAGGATGGCCGATACATTGACGACGGTTCTCGAGCTTGGGTcgaagatcaaggaggtggTGGATAAGGTGAGGCACAACAAGCATGATTGCCGTAGGACTGGATCGCTTGTGGAGAGACTATGTGCCATTCTGGCACCGTTGGAGGAGGAAGTTATCAGGGGGGCGGAGATGAGCGCTGCCCTCGACGCACTCGAAGAGCACCTGGGCCGGGCTCTTGAACTCATTTCTTCCTGCAAGGAGAGGCGTACCGTCGCCAGGCAACCCTTCAGGCTCAGGAAAATTTCCAGACAGTTGCAGGAAGTCAACAGGGATATCATCGATCAGATGGTGGTCATCACCCTTGCTTCAGAAAATAATGTTGTCGTTCCTATTAGACATTTTCAAGATGGTGCTCGTATGTCTCCTCCAGAG GCAGTCAAAGAGAAGCTGGGGTCATTTTCTAGTCATTCAGACCCTGAACTGAT GACTGAAGAAAGAGTTGTTGACGACATTGAATCAGTAGGGGTTTCAGAAACAACTGAGCCCAAGCAAGCTGCTAATTCCTTTGCCAGCTTTAGTAGATACG GCTCTGGAGGTACTAAAGTGTTGCCCAAAAGAAGGCATCAATTTAGgtggccttcttggtgggctcAGAAGGAGACAACTAGCTTGGTTGACAGGCTCATTGGTCATGAAGGAATAG CAGGATTTACAATATTCAGTTTCTCTCAGCTGGCTGCATCGACAAATGATTTCTCGCATGGCAACAAAATTGGAAGGGGTGGTTATGGTTCTGTTTACAAG GCTTGGGGTTCCCCTACCTGGTTTTACGAAGCCCGGCCTGGCCCGACGAATGCTCAG GGCCAATTGCCAAGTGGTCTAGATGTTGCAATAAAAATTAATGACAAGTACACATCTCATAGACCTGATTTTGAAAATGAAGTGCGAATTACCTCAAAACTCCAGCATGCAAATATCATTAAACTTCTGGGATGCTGCATGGAAGGAGACAAGAAGATATTAGTCTACGAatatatgccaaatggaagtTTGGACTGTCTAATTG AGGAGGGAAAAGGTCTCCAGATCAATTGGCCTATATGGTTTGGCATAGTTAAAGGGGTAGCTCAAGGTGTAGTCTATCTACACCAGCACTCCCGACTACGCGTAATTCATGGGGATCTGAAACCAAGCAATGTTTTCTTGGATTGTCATATGACTCCTAGGATTGCTGATTTTGGCATTTCTGAAGTATTAAGTTCAGGTTTAGATGAAAAAGAGACATCTCATGTGTCAGGAACTCT cgGTTATCTTGATCCTGAATATATTAGCTCAGGCATTATCTCCACCATGAGCGATTTGTATGCCTTTGGTGTCACTCTTCTCCGGATAATCAGTTTAAGACAGCCATATACAAATTTTCTAGAGAGACGACAAAGCTTGGTTGTTCAT GCATGGAAGTTATGGTCAACTGGGAGAACAATGGAGCTGATACAACCATTGTTGCATGATGAACCTGCAATAAGTGATATACTCAGGTGCGTTCAGATAGCGCTGTTGTGTGTTCAAGAGCATCGGGAAGACAGGCCCACCATGTCAGAGGTTCTCCACATGCTGAACTGTGGGAGTGTCTCCTTACCTGTTCCCAATCCTCCGATGCAGCAAGTCAACGAGGAGTCTGCCCCGAATTCCCCGGAGCAACAAGTGCAATGTCTAACTATGTGA
- the LOC104584449 gene encoding uncharacterized protein LOC104584449 isoform X4, translated as MPSPRLSPLMLSVGGSECLALVGREIKGIADGAKRQGMGEMEAWTSASQGAMRSLPMKLQWLLSRHYGLQGAGRNEINILKDDLQQLLNNYCIEPSEVVAPASMADCWADEVRELSYDIDDFIDDLVHGAGSIKKLKPRESVTVANEILGFRARVAQVIRWHDCYLANCEMQPSSSSRSTLGNWPPPPPRRQQHRLVGMHKSSIREIHRLLANNGKPERKVVSIVGVSGVGKTTLARELYRQLRQQYQCKAFVQASRKPDVRRLLTSILSQVRQDQLHSNWKLQKIVDELNAYLKDKTYFIIIDDLLSPSMWNLVNRALPKDGCCSRILATTEVDVVAQICCAGNSKYIYKKELLSEDESRQLFSSTLLGRQSEIPEHLNNVLYEIINRCGGLPLAVIATASILACQPVSIEQCNYLRNSLDLGLITDPNLEGVKQVLNLGYNSLPHCLKGCMLYLSLYEEDCIIWKDDLMKQWIAEGFICAGEGDTSREETAGSYFDELVNRGMIQPEDINCNDEVLSCTVHRMVHQFIRDKSIEKNFSIAIDDSQTSIRHAEKVRRLGLNFSNAEDATLTATLRLSRVRSLAFSGLLKCMPSIVKFRFLQVLILKLLFEPVDMSDNLTEPDGVSFNLTGILALFRLKYLSIGVSQSHVTVELPTQMQQLKELVALEIQAKLTAALPSDTFDLPAGLLYLRLPSETPLPDSIRWMRSLRTLGYLDLSMNSRCNLMNICNLTNLQELHLTCSTVQSGNLEDKMRLLGSALVELRNLKCLTLAPAAGSSRVDSPNAAVASSIRISFDVFTFLSPPALIERLDLSRRCCIFSSLPDWTNKLAKLCILKIAVGKLLTHDIDVLGGFLSLTALSLYIEAAPAEMIFFGKAGFSVLRYFKFRCRGRVPFVKFEAGAMPKLQKLKLGFNAPAVDQHSAAPINIEHLSSLVEISAKIRGAGTDAESALTTAVNNHLSNPSIDVDLVDCVIYGEEGIIMGKKGEEHMAPDQQDAIVEVENQDECNTQVENKGGDKNTRYELSFKKEEFVFSSSSFEIINDYGEEGIIMGKKGEEHMAPDQQDAIVEVENQDECNTQVENKGGDKNTRLGLDMLLDRKIRMADTLTTVLELGSKIKEVVDKVRHNKHDCRRTGSLVERLCAILAPLEEEVIRGAEMSAALDALEEHLGRALELISSCKERRTVARQPFRLRKISRQLQEVNRDIIDQMVVITLASENNVVVPIRHFQDGARMSPPEAVKEKLGSFSSHSDPELMTEERVVDDIESVGVSETTEPKQAANSFASFSRYGSGGTKVLPKRRHQFRWPSWWAQKETTSLVDRLIGHEGIGFTIFSFSQLAASTNDFSHGNKIGRGGYGSVYKGQLPSGLDVAIKINDKYTSHRPDFENEVRITSKLQHANIIKLLGCCMEGDKKILVYEYMPNGSLDCLIEEGKGLQINWPIWFGIVKGVAQGVVYLHQHSRLRVIHGDLKPSNVFLDCHMTPRIADFGISEVLSSGLDEKETSHVSGTLGYLDPEYISSGIISTMSDLYAFGVTLLRIISLRQPYTNFLERRQSLVVHAWKLWSTGRTMELIQPLLHDEPAISDILRCVQIALLCVQEHREDRPTMSEVLHMLNCGSVSLPVPNPPMQQVNEESAPNSPEQQVQCLTM; from the exons ATGCCGTCGCCGCGGCTTTCTCCATTGATGCTGTCCGTGGGCGGCAGCGAGTGCCTGGCTTTGGTGGGTCGGGAAATCAAGGGGATTGCCGATGGAGCCAAGAGACAAG GGATGGGGGAAATGGAGGCTTGGACCAGTGCTTCCCAGGGGGCCATGCGCTCTCTTCCCATGAAGCTCCAGTGGTTGCTGTCACGCCACTATGGTCTGCAAGGGGCAGGGCGAAACGAGATCAACATCCTGAAAGACGATCTACAGCAACTGCTAAACAATTATTGCATAGAGCCATCCGAGGTAGTTGCCCCTGCCTCAATGGCCGACTGCTGGGCTGACGAGGTGCGCGAACTGTCATACGATATCGACGACTTCATCGACGATCTCGTCCATGGCGCCGGCAGCATCAAGAAGCTGAAACCGCGGGAGAGTGTCACCGTTGCCAATGAGATCTTGGGATTCAGGGCTCGTGTGGCGCAAGTGATTCGATGGCACGATTGCTATCTTGCAAACTGTGAGATGCAGCCTAGCAGCAGTAGCAGAAGTACTTTGGGTAACtggccgcccccgcctccacGCCGACAACAACATCGCCTTGTTGGTATGCACAAGAGCTCCATTAGAGAGATCCACAGGTTGCTAGCTAATAATGGAAAGCCAGAACGGAAGGTGGTGTCCATTGTTGGGGTTTCCGGGGTCGGTAAAACCACCCTTGCCAGAGAGCTGTACCGTCAGCTCCGACAGCAATACCAGTGCAAGGCTTTTGTGCAGGCTTCTCGAAAGCCTGACGTGAGGAGGCTCCTCACCAGCATACTGTCGCAAGTTCGACAGGATCAGCTACACAGCAATTGGAAGCTGCAAAAAATTGTAGATGAGCTGAATGCGTACCTAAAAGATAAGAC GTATTTCATCATAATTGATGATTTGTTGTCACCATCAATGTGGAATCTTGTTAACCGTGCTTTGCCAAAGGATGGTTGCTGCAGTAGAATACTGGCTACGACCGAAGTTGACGTTGTAGCTCAAATATGCTGTGCTGGTAACTCCAAGTACATATACAAGAAGGAACTTCTCAGTGAAGATGAGTCGAGACAATTATTTTCCAGCACACTACTTGGCCGTCAATCCGAAATTCCTGAACACCTCAATAATGTTTTATATGAAATCATAAATAGGTGTGGTGGTCTGCCGCTAGCTGTTATTGCCACGGCCAGTATTTTAGCATGCCAGCCAGTCAGCATAGAACAATGCAATTACTTAAGGAATTCGCTGGATTTGGGTCTGATCACAGATCCTAATTTGGAAGGGGTGAAACAAGTCCTGAACCTCGGTTACAACAGCCTTCCTCACTGTTTGAAAGGATGCATGCTATATCTGAGTCTTTATGAGGAGGACTGTATAATCTGGAAGGATGATTTAATGAAGCAGTGGATAGCTGAAGGTTTTATCTGTGCAGGGGAAGGGGATACCAGCAGGGAGGAGACTGCAGGGAGCTATTTTGACGAGCTTGTTAACAGGGGAATGATCCAACCTGAAGATATCAACTGCAATGATGAAGTGTTGTCCTGTACAGTGCACCGCATGGTACATCAGTTTATTAGAGACAAGTCCATAGAAAAGAATTTCAGCATTGCCATAGATGATTCCCAGACCTCTATAAGACATGCTGAAAAGGTCCGTAGGTTGGGTCTCAACTTCAGCAATGCGGAAGATGCAACACTGACGGCGACTCTGAGACTGTCGCGAGTCCGATCACTTGCCTTTTCTGGATTGCTCAAGTGCATGCCTTCTATTGTGAAGTTTCGGTTTCTTCAGGTTCTGATCCTTAAATTACTATTTGAACCTGTTGACATGAGTGACAACCTCACTGAACCTGATGGTGTGAGTTTCAACCTCACTGgaattttggcactgtttcgACTGAAATATTTGAGTATTGGTGTGTCTCAATCTCATGTGACTGTGGAGCTTCCAACCCAGATGCAACAGCTAAAAGAATTGGTGGCCTTGGAAATTCAAGCAAAACTAACTGCAGCACTTCCATCAGATACTTTCGATCTGCCAGCCGGTTTGTTGTACCTCCGTCTTCCTAGCGAAACTCCTCTGCCTGACAGCATTCGCTGGATGAGATCTCTTCGCACTCTGGGGTATCTCGATCTGAGCATGAACTCAAGATGCAATCTGATGAACATTTGCAACCTGACCAATCTTCAGGAGCTTCATCTCACCTGTTCTACGGTGCAATCTGGCAATCTGGAGGACAAAATGCGACTCCTTGGCTCAGCCCTGGTGGAGCTAAGAAACCTGAAATGTTTAACTCTGGCACCTGCTGCAGGATCCTCTCGTGTTGATAGTCCTAATGCCGCTGTTGCTTCAAGCATTAGAATTTCTTTTGATGTTTTCACCTTTCTATCCCCTCCCGCACTTATTGAGAGACTCGACTTATCTCGGCGCTGTTGCATCTTCTCGAGCTTACCTGACTGGACCAATAAACTTGCTAAGCTCTGTATTTTGAAGATTGCAGTTGGGAAGCTGCTGACACATGACATTGATGTTCTTGGAGGATTTCTTTCACTCACTGCTCTCTCGCTGTATATCGAGGCAGCGCCTGCAGAAATGATCTTCTTCGGAAAGGCAGGTTTCTCAGTTCTTAGATACTTCAAGTTCAGGTGCAGAGGCAGAGTACCTTTCGTGAAATTTGAGGCAGGTGCAATGCCCAAGCTTCAGAAGCTCAAGCTAGGTTTCAATGCCCCTGCTGTGGACCAACATAGTGCAGCACCTATCAACATCGAGCATTTGTCAAGCCTAGTAGAGATCTCCGCAAAAATTAGGGGAGCAGGTACTGATGCAGAGTCTGCCTTGACAACTGCAGTTAACAATCATCTAAGCAATCCTAGTATCGACGTAGATTTGGTGGATTGCGTCATTTATGGCGAGGAAGGTATAATTATGGGCAAAAAAGGGGAAGAACACATGGCTCCAGACCAACAAGATGCCATCGTGGAGGTAGAAAACCAAGATGAATGCAACACTCAAGTCGAGAACAAAGGGGGAGATAAGAACACCAGGTACGAACTTTCCTTCAAAAAGGAGGAGTTTgtgttctcttcttcttcttttgaaaTTATCAATGATTATGGCGAGGAAGGTATAATTATGGGCAAAAAAGGGGAAGAACACATGGCTCCAGACCAACAAGATGCCATCGTGGAGGTAGAAAACCAAGATGAATGCAACACTCAAGTCGAGAACAAAGGGGGAGATAAGAACACCAG ATTGGGATTGGATATGCTCCTCGATCGTAAAATCAGGATGGCCGATACATTGACGACGGTTCTCGAGCTTGGGTcgaagatcaaggaggtggTGGATAAGGTGAGGCACAACAAGCATGATTGCCGTAGGACTGGATCGCTTGTGGAGAGACTATGTGCCATTCTGGCACCGTTGGAGGAGGAAGTTATCAGGGGGGCGGAGATGAGCGCTGCCCTCGACGCACTCGAAGAGCACCTGGGCCGGGCTCTTGAACTCATTTCTTCCTGCAAGGAGAGGCGTACCGTCGCCAGGCAACCCTTCAGGCTCAGGAAAATTTCCAGACAGTTGCAGGAAGTCAACAGGGATATCATCGATCAGATGGTGGTCATCACCCTTGCTTCAGAAAATAATGTTGTCGTTCCTATTAGACATTTTCAAGATGGTGCTCGTATGTCTCCTCCAGAG GCAGTCAAAGAGAAGCTGGGGTCATTTTCTAGTCATTCAGACCCTGAACTGAT GACTGAAGAAAGAGTTGTTGACGACATTGAATCAGTAGGGGTTTCAGAAACAACTGAGCCCAAGCAAGCTGCTAATTCCTTTGCCAGCTTTAGTAGATACG GCTCTGGAGGTACTAAAGTGTTGCCCAAAAGAAGGCATCAATTTAGgtggccttcttggtgggctcAGAAGGAGACAACTAGCTTGGTTGACAGGCTCATTGGTCATGAAGGAATAG GATTTACAATATTCAGTTTCTCTCAGCTGGCTGCATCGACAAATGATTTCTCGCATGGCAACAAAATTGGAAGGGGTGGTTATGGTTCTGTTTACAAG GGCCAATTGCCAAGTGGTCTAGATGTTGCAATAAAAATTAATGACAAGTACACATCTCATAGACCTGATTTTGAAAATGAAGTGCGAATTACCTCAAAACTCCAGCATGCAAATATCATTAAACTTCTGGGATGCTGCATGGAAGGAGACAAGAAGATATTAGTCTACGAatatatgccaaatggaagtTTGGACTGTCTAATTG AGGAGGGAAAAGGTCTCCAGATCAATTGGCCTATATGGTTTGGCATAGTTAAAGGGGTAGCTCAAGGTGTAGTCTATCTACACCAGCACTCCCGACTACGCGTAATTCATGGGGATCTGAAACCAAGCAATGTTTTCTTGGATTGTCATATGACTCCTAGGATTGCTGATTTTGGCATTTCTGAAGTATTAAGTTCAGGTTTAGATGAAAAAGAGACATCTCATGTGTCAGGAACTCT cgGTTATCTTGATCCTGAATATATTAGCTCAGGCATTATCTCCACCATGAGCGATTTGTATGCCTTTGGTGTCACTCTTCTCCGGATAATCAGTTTAAGACAGCCATATACAAATTTTCTAGAGAGACGACAAAGCTTGGTTGTTCAT GCATGGAAGTTATGGTCAACTGGGAGAACAATGGAGCTGATACAACCATTGTTGCATGATGAACCTGCAATAAGTGATATACTCAGGTGCGTTCAGATAGCGCTGTTGTGTGTTCAAGAGCATCGGGAAGACAGGCCCACCATGTCAGAGGTTCTCCACATGCTGAACTGTGGGAGTGTCTCCTTACCTGTTCCCAATCCTCCGATGCAGCAAGTCAACGAGGAGTCTGCCCCGAATTCCCCGGAGCAACAAGTGCAATGTCTAACTATGTGA